The stretch of DNA TTTATCAGGGTTAATAAATTCCCCTACCAGACTTGCTAAGTCCTTATCATTTATGTTTATTACATCACAGTTGATTCCCTTCAGTCCTTCTCTTATTTTATCTTTGAGTGCCTCAAGCCTATATATCCCGTCTTTAATTCCGGAAGAGGTTTTAGGTTTTGGAATGGAAAAACAAAAATACAGCTCAAAATTTCTCACCACAAAACTGCGTCTTTCTCCTAAAATACTTTCCCAAGAACCTTTCTCAAATAATACCTTTCTTTCATCTGCAATCCGTTTAAACAGCTCACTATTTGCACCGCTCCTATGCCAATAATCAACCAAATCTCCTACTCTGGGTGAAGCATAATTAATTACTTGCACAATGCAGTCTTGAGGTATGCCGTTATTAATTATCCCTCTTAAAACTTGTTTTGCTCCGTTATCTACCCCTGAAAAATGGCTGGTCTTTATAATGCAACTTAAAGTCGTATCGTTCTCGAATACTCCGTATTTAACGTGATATTTACGGTAACTTATAAAATCAAGTAAGCTCGGATCTTTATATTTTTCTTTATTATCGTTAGCAAATGCCTTCCTTGCTTTATATGAAGAACTAATGCTCTTTATATCCTCTCTTAATTCCCTAAAATATTGCTTAATTGTATTCATTTAATTTATCTCAACTTCTGAAATACTCTGCCCGCCTAAAGTATCTTCATTAATCAATACTTTCTTCTTTGCGCTTACTTTGGTATTTAATATAATTTGCTCTCTTGCAATACTATCGGCATATTCAAGCGAGCTACACCCGACTCCCTTGTCAAGCGGGCAATCCCACGTACTTTTATAGCCTGAGCTACAAGCAGTCATTGCGAATAAACTAAGTAAACAGAGTGTTTTACTTTTCATTTTTATCCTCTTCGTTTAAGCTAAACCCTTCAATAAATATTACGTTGACTGCTATTCCCTCATTAATAGAAATCACAGGTTGGTATTGTTCCATTTTTTTAATAAAATACTCTAATAACTTGTCACTGCTTGAGCTTACTCCTGCCCCTAACCCTCTAGTTGCTATATCCTGAACTTTTTGTTTATCAGTCATTAGCGTACCGTTAGTAAGAGCCAAAGGTGTTTGGCTTAATTGAGCAACCCCGCTCCCAAATCCCCCTACTATCCCGGCTAAAAAGCTTTTAAGAACTAAATCTCCCTCTCTGGAAATTACCTCACCTCTAATTCCGCTTTTACCCCTTGAGGCAATATAACCCTTAACCGGCAGCTCAATAGCCGTACGACCATCTTTAGTACAAGTCATACTTACAGGCTGTAAGGTAACTTTTTCACTTGATATATTTCCTTTTGCTTTTGCCAAAAGTAAGCATCCGATTAGCCTATTAGACTCTATATAATTTGCGCCATTCCCGGCTGATACTAACTTACCCGTTATCCTCATTAATACTTGATCAGGGTCTGCTTCGGCACTTATTCCAACTCCTGCATCTACTCCTGCAATTATTTTGGCTTCAACATAACTAAGTGCAGGTATATAATCTCCAACCTTCTTAATCTTTTTCTTCTTTACAAATGATTTACTCTCCATATTGTCTTGAGATTGTCTTTTTAAATGTTCCGCCTGGATTTTATTAACTTCTTCTTGAAACTTTCTAACGTATTTTTCTTCGAGTTCAGCTTTTAAGTTAACCATTAATTCACTTAGCTCTTCCTTACTTACTTTATCCTTTTCAATGCGCTCTTTAAGCTCTTCCTGCTCTTTTTTATTTATAATCTGGCCTTGCTTCACTTCCTCAATTTTTTTCTCAGCATCTTCCGTCCACAATTTTTCATTGCTAACTCCGTTTGCAAGCTCTTCTATCTCTATCTTTTTAATTAAATTACCATTCTCTTCCTGATTAACCTTAAATCCTGTTTTCGATCTCGTATCCGTTTCAATTGCGATGTATATCGCAATTGCTAACATAAACAGCAGCAAAGCTCCTAACCTTAATTGTCTTTTTCTTGCTTCTTTTGTATTACTTTGGCTTGCTAGAAAGGTATTACCAAACCATTCTTTAACCTTATCAAATATATCCAATATCTTATCCATTATTGCTGCTCTCTGATTTTAATTAAAATTGCTTCTTCACCTGCGTTCAAATATTCCTTATTCAGGTATAAAGCAAAGAACCCTTCTTCTAGGAAATCATTAAGCTTAAGTGCTAAGCCCGATTTACTAACATTGGTGATAATAATTTTCTGCGCATATAGGTGCTTTCCGACAATTTCTCCGGCCTGCTCGAGAAGCAACCCGTTAGTAGTTTTTAATTTTTTATATAGTTTTTTAATGGTAAATCCGATGTAGGGCTTAGGTTTAAGAGATATATCTATAATCTTTGCAATCCGACTTTCGTTATCTTTCGATATCTTTTCATTAAAAAAGTTTACTTTATGTTTTTTAACCGGCCTTGGTTTACTTTTAACGCCCACAAATATTTGAGTAGAAGGGATATCCCTTACATCTAATATAAATTTATAAGTATGGCCTAAACTGGTTTTTATAAAGAAGTTAATAGGTTTTTCCGCATTTACTTTTAAATATAAATCCTTACCAGATACGGTATATTCAATCTCTCCTCCAATTGAGTGCA from Candidatus Jidaibacter acanthamoeba encodes:
- a CDS encoding type-F conjugative transfer system secretin TraK, whose translation is MKRTVKISCLIISILYGSTALAEINNIPEMAKEQKFTIANNDTVVGIASRQEITRIVFEAGNIDTVHSIGGEIEYTVSGKDLYLKVNAEKPINFFIKTSLGHTYKFILDVRDIPSTQIFVGVKSKPRPVKKHKVNFFNEKISKDNESRIAKIIDISLKPKPYIGFTIKKLYKKLKTTNGLLLEQAGEIVGKHLYAQKIIITNVSKSGLALKLNDFLEEGFFALYLNKEYLNAGEEAILIKIREQQ
- a CDS encoding TraB/VirB10 family protein — encoded protein: MDKILDIFDKVKEWFGNTFLASQSNTKEARKRQLRLGALLLFMLAIAIYIAIETDTRSKTGFKVNQEENGNLIKKIEIEELANGVSNEKLWTEDAEKKIEEVKQGQIINKKEQEELKERIEKDKVSKEELSELMVNLKAELEEKYVRKFQEEVNKIQAEHLKRQSQDNMESKSFVKKKKIKKVGDYIPALSYVEAKIIAGVDAGVGISAEADPDQVLMRITGKLVSAGNGANYIESNRLIGCLLLAKAKGNISSEKVTLQPVSMTCTKDGRTAIELPVKGYIASRGKSGIRGEVISREGDLVLKSFLAGIVGGFGSGVAQLSQTPLALTNGTLMTDKQKVQDIATRGLGAGVSSSSDKLLEYFIKKMEQYQPVISINEGIAVNVIFIEGFSLNEEDKNEK